DNA sequence from the Parasphingorhabdus cellanae genome:
AACGACATTCCAAAACAGAACTAGCTCCCGATGCCTAATCCGGGGGATTGGTTACCAAAACGGCCGCCATTTGACGCCCCAACGATTTTACGTGCGCTTACATTCATTATGGATGTAAACAGATGTTGGGGCCGAGTTGGAGGCTAGCAATGTCGACGGATCTCATAATTGGCTATGCAATGATAGCGGTTATGGTCATTATTTCTGTGGTGGGAATCACGGTTCTTCGCAAAGAGCGAAAGGCCAGGCGACGGCGAGACCGCTAAGACTGTCACATTGTTTTAGCAAGCATGCGCGACCATGCGTTTGCGGTCCAGTCGCTCCATCACGCTTTTGATGACGGCAGGATGGAAAGTATAATCAATCTGGCACCCATATTCGTCATGCTTTTTCCAAAGCAGATTGGCCGTCAATATATTCATGCCCGGAATTTTCAGGGTCAGTCCAATGTCCGGATTAAGTTGAGCTGTGCAATCAATCTTGATGATCGTATCGGAAATCGTCGTCACCACGCAGGGAACGGATGCCGAATTGCTTTGTTTAACCTGTGCATCGATGTGCAATGAGTCACCGTAAATCATATATTGCTCTCCATAAGTTGCCGAAATGAGGGTTAGCAACTGGCACCGGTATCTGGCCGGTAATGTCAACATATGCGTGGAGCGCTAAACTGAGATAGCGAGATATGGTTAACCAAGAAGGGCATCTGTTAACGATTGCCGTGGATTAAAACAACGCTTTCGCATTGCTTTTATTGGCTATTTTCGCCTGAAGGCATCATGGGCGTAGCTATTCCATCGTCCGACAGGTCTGCCTCAATCTCCAGTTTCAGCTCTTTGACAGCTTCATCGGCTGCCGCTTCGAGTGACTTGGCATCACCCTCGATCTGCTTTTCTACCGCAGTAACTTCGTCTTCGTTTTGATCTTCCAATGGTGTTTCAGAACAAGCGCCAAGAATGCCAAAGCTTAAGATTAGGAGAAAGAGTTTTCGCATCAGTTACTCTTTTGCTGGCATGGTGAAATCGGCATCGCTGTTAGCGATGATGGACAAGACCGTGCTCCATGCCGCGACATTCTGGCGCATCTGCTTCGGATCAATTTTGTCGAGTGTGTCGTCGGGGGTGTGATGGAGATCGAAATAGCGGGTGCCATCCTGCTGAAGATCAATGACCGCAAGATTATTGCTGGCGATGATATCTCGCACATCAGCGCCACCAGTAGCTGGCGGACCGTTCGCACTCACACCCAGAGGCAAAAGCGCTTGAGCAATCTGTTTCTCGATGTTTTCGGCGCCATCCGGCAAATTAAACTCGACACGCCAGACACTATCCGCGCCGAAATCTGACTCCATGGCAATGGCATGGTTGCTGCCAGTGTGAGCCTTGGCATAGGCTTTGCCGCCCCAAAGGCCGACTTCTTCTGCGCCCGCCCACAGGATGCGGATCGTCCGCAATGGTTGGCCATGATCCATGATATGCTTGGCCGCGGCGGTCACAATGCCGCAACCGGCTGCGTCATCAAACGCACCGGGTGCCAAGTCCCAGCTGTCCAGATGACAGGCAATCAGAATCATGCCTTTGGACGAGTCGCTTCCGGTGACTTCCGCGATGACATTGCCGGATTCTTGCTGGCCGATATTCTGCGGCGTCATCACCAGCTTCAGCGTGACAGGTTTGCCAAGTTTGATCATCCGCTCCAGATTGTCAGCATCCGGCAGCGAGAGCGCACCTGCAGGTATTGGCTTCACGCCCTCAGCAAAGTTCATATTGCCCGTGTGCGGGTTGCGGTGATGATCCGTACCAATGGATTTAATCACATAGGCGACCGCGCCCTTTTTGGAGGCGACGCTGGGGCCGATCCAGCGCACAGGTCCATAAGCGCCATAGCTGGAGCCATCTTGTGTGCGATGCATGTCATGGGTCACGAACGCGATTTTACCAGCCAAACTGCCGTCGGGGACTGCCTGCATGGCGGCGAGCGAGTCGAAATAGGCGACTTCGGCTTCAATTCCGGCTGCGCCGGTGCTGGCGCTATTGCCTAAGGCGGTCACATGCATTTTTTGAGGATAGGGACCCGTTACTTCTGCAGTTTCCGCGCCACGCACCCATGTGGGCATCATGAAAGGTTCGTTGCGGACGTTCTGAAACCCCAAAGACTTGAGCTTTGCTACCGACCAGTCGCGGGCCCGGGCTTCCGCTTCGGTTCCGGCCTGACGCGGGCCGACTTCCGTGGTCAAGCCTTCGGTTATCTCGTAGGCGAGGCTATCTTGCAGCGCTTTCGTTTGAATAGCCGCAGGATCATGCGAATTCGCAAAAGCAGCTGTGGAGAAAAGAAGCGCGGACGCGCCTGCGAGCAGGGTGGAGCTTTTTATCATGGACAACTGCCTAACTTGCCTTTTGCTGTTTGCCAATGCTCTCTTGCGAGTTGGCGTTCATTTCGCTAGGCGGTGCGCAAATCTAACCACATTGAAGTCAAAGGATACCGCCAGATGGCCGTCCAATATAGCTATGTCATGAAAGGTCTCACCAAGACCTTCCCCGGAGCGCCAAAACCGGTTCTCGATAATATTCACCTGCAGTTCCTGCCGGGTACGAAAATTGCCATCATCGGTAAAAACGGTGCGGGTAAATCCACGCTCATGAAAATCATGGCTGGTCAGGATGACGAATTTCAGGGCGAAGCCTGGGCCGGCGAGAATATTCGCGTGGGTTACCTTGCGCAGGAGCCTGATCTGGACGAGACCAAGACGGTCAAGGAAAACGTCATGGACGGCGTCCGTCCTGTCGCTGATCTGGTGGAGCGGTTCAACGAAATCTCGAACATCATGGGCGATCCGCCGGAAGATGCGGATTTTGACGCGCTGATGGAAGAAATGGGCACGCTGCAGGAAAAAATTGATGCGGTAGATGGCTGGACTTTGGACAACCAGTTGGAAATCGCGATGGAAGCCTTGCGCTGCCCGCCTGGTGACAGCCCGGTGACTGATCTGTCCGGTGGTGAGAAACGCCGTGTGGCGCTGTGCCGCCTGTTGCTCGACAAGCCTGAAATTCTCATGCTCGATGAGCCAACCAACCACTTGGATGCGGAAAGCGTCGCTTGGCTGGAGAAGCATCTGATCGATTATGCCGGCAATGTCATTCTCGTAACCCATGACCGCTACTTCCTCGACAATGTGGTGAATTGGGTGCTGGAAATTGATCGCGGCCGCGGGATCCCGTTTGAAGGCAATTATTCTAACTGGCTCGATGCCAAGGCCAAGCGGATGGCGCAGGAAGAGCGGGAAGATAAGAGCCGGCAGAAAGCTATTGAGAGCGAGCTGCAATGGATGCGGCAGTCTCCCAAAGCGCGGCAAACCAAATCCAAAGCCCGTATCCGCTCATTCGATGATCTGGTCGCGGCACAGGAAAACCGTCAGGTTGGCAAGGCGCAGATATTGATCCAAACACCCGAACGCCTGGGCTCCAAGGTGATTGAGGCCAAGGGTCTGACCAAAGCTTATGGCGACAAGCTATTGTTCGAAAATCTCGAATTCTCGCTGCCACCCGGTGGTATTGTCGGTATTATCGGGGCCAATGGTGCTGGTAAAACAACGCTTTTCCGGATCATTACCGGGCAAGAAACGCCCGATAGCGGGTCACTCGAACTCGGTGACACGGTGAAACTGGGCTATGTCGATCAAAGCCGGGATACGCTGGATGCTTCGAAAAATATCTGGGAAGAAATTTCCGGTGGCCATGACTTTTTCACCTTCGGGAAAAATGAAGTCCAGACCCGCGCCTATGTCGGTGCGTTCAACTTCAAAGGCACCGATCAGCAGAAGAAAGTCGGCCAGCTATCAGGCGGTGAACGCAACCGCGTGCATCTCGCCAAAATGCTGAAAGAGGGCGGCAATGTGCTGCTACTCGACGAGCCAACCAACGATCTTGATGTCGAAACATTGCGCGCATTGGAAGATGCGCTGGAAAGCTTCGCTGGCTGCGCCGTGGTAATTTCGCATGACCGCTTCTTCCTTGATCGGCTCGCCACCCACATTCTGGCGTTCGAAGGCGACAGCCATGTTGAGTGGTTTGAAGGCAATTTCGAAAGCTATGAGGAAGATAAGCGGCGCCGTCTAGGCGATGCTGCGGATCGTCCGACCCGTGTTGCATACAAGAAATTGACGCGCTAAATTGCCATAGTACCTAATCAAATTATCGGCATCGGGGATATCAAGCCATGAAAATGACACCTCTTAATATTGCAATTTTTGCTGGCGCTATAATCATCGGTATGTTCCTGGGTTTGCAATTTTCCGGTTTCGCGTGGCTGCTAATCCCGTTGGCCATTTTTGTGGTTGTGGTTCTGATGCGCAACAAGTCAGGCGACAAAGCCGATCCGGCGGAAACGGCTGAAGCCATGAAAATGATCCCAGCTACTGGGAAAGCCCGGATATACGTGATGCGCAAGGGGTTTGTGGCTGGCCAACAGGGCATGAACATCACCATTGGCGATCAGTTTAACAGCCAGATCCGCAGTAAGTATTTCCTGATGGCGGAAGTTGAACCCGGCACCCATGAAGTCACTGCGCAAATGTCGAGCGGCAGCAAATCAGCGGCCGTTTCGCATGAAGTGACTTTGGCAGAAGGGGAAATTGCTCTTCTGGATATGAAGATCAATATGGGTGCCCTTCAAGGCAAACCTGATTTTACCGAAATTCGGGATGCCAGAGAAGCAAACGGAATGCTGACCGGACTAAAACTGGTTAAGTGGAAATAGCTATCTAGGAAAGCTCAGGGTGCTTGTGCGCTAACTGTCTGACGATTTGAGAGCTTACTAACAGCAATAATAGCCGCCATGGCCATCGCAAATCCCGGGATAATTTCGTAAACACCCGGCCCACCCATAAATGCGGCATTCCAGCCCAGAGCTATCCAAATAATCACCACAACCGCGCCGGTCACTAATCCCGCAACAG
Encoded proteins:
- a CDS encoding M28 family peptidase yields the protein MSMIKSSTLLAGASALLFSTAAFANSHDPAAIQTKALQDSLAYEITEGLTTEVGPRQAGTEAEARARDWSVAKLKSLGFQNVRNEPFMMPTWVRGAETAEVTGPYPQKMHVTALGNSASTGAAGIEAEVAYFDSLAAMQAVPDGSLAGKIAFVTHDMHRTQDGSSYGAYGPVRWIGPSVASKKGAVAYVIKSIGTDHHRNPHTGNMNFAEGVKPIPAGALSLPDADNLERMIKLGKPVTLKLVMTPQNIGQQESGNVIAEVTGSDSSKGMILIACHLDSWDLAPGAFDDAAGCGIVTAAAKHIMDHGQPLRTIRILWAGAEEVGLWGGKAYAKAHTGSNHAIAMESDFGADSVWRVEFNLPDGAENIEKQIAQALLPLGVSANGPPATGGADVRDIIASNNLAVIDLQQDGTRYFDLHHTPDDTLDKIDPKQMRQNVAAWSTVLSIIANSDADFTMPAKE
- the ettA gene encoding energy-dependent translational throttle protein EttA; this translates as MAVQYSYVMKGLTKTFPGAPKPVLDNIHLQFLPGTKIAIIGKNGAGKSTLMKIMAGQDDEFQGEAWAGENIRVGYLAQEPDLDETKTVKENVMDGVRPVADLVERFNEISNIMGDPPEDADFDALMEEMGTLQEKIDAVDGWTLDNQLEIAMEALRCPPGDSPVTDLSGGEKRRVALCRLLLDKPEILMLDEPTNHLDAESVAWLEKHLIDYAGNVILVTHDRYFLDNVVNWVLEIDRGRGIPFEGNYSNWLDAKAKRMAQEEREDKSRQKAIESELQWMRQSPKARQTKSKARIRSFDDLVAAQENRQVGKAQILIQTPERLGSKVIEAKGLTKAYGDKLLFENLEFSLPPGGIVGIIGANGAGKTTLFRIITGQETPDSGSLELGDTVKLGYVDQSRDTLDASKNIWEEISGGHDFFTFGKNEVQTRAYVGAFNFKGTDQQKKVGQLSGGERNRVHLAKMLKEGGNVLLLDEPTNDLDVETLRALEDALESFAGCAVVISHDRFFLDRLATHILAFEGDSHVEWFEGNFESYEEDKRRRLGDAADRPTRVAYKKLTR